Below is a window of Nocardia asteroides DNA.
TCCTTCTCGGCCACCTTGAGGCGCTCCACGAGCTGCTCGACGCGCCCGGGCACCTCCTCCGAGGGCACCTTCAGCGAGGACGCCACACCGGCCAGCAGCGCGCGCTCCTTGGCCAGGTACTTGTAGGAGTCCAGGCCGACGAACGCCTCGACGCGGCGCACACCCGAGCCGACCGAGGACTCGCCGAGCACGGTGATCGGGCCGATCTGCGAGGAGTGCTCGACGTGGGTGCCACCGCACAGCTCCATCGAGAACGGGCCGCCGATCTCCACGACGCGCACCTCGTCGCCGTAGTTCTCGCCGAAGAGGGCCATCGCGCCCATCTCCTTGGCCTTGGGCAAGTCGGTGACGAAGGTGTTCACCGGGAAGTCGGCACCGACGGCATCGTTGGAGACGGCCTCGATGTCGGCCTTCTGCTGCTCGCTCAGCGCGCCCTGCCAGTTGAAGTCGAAGCGCAGGTAGCCGGGCTTGTTCAGCGAGCCGGCCTGCACCGCGTTGGGGCCGAGCACCTGGCGCAGCGCGGCGTGCACCATGTGCGTGCCGGAGTGGCCCTGGGTGGCACCGCGACGCCAGGCGGGATCGGCCTGCGCGAGCACGACATCGCCCTCGGTGATCTGACCCTGCTCGACGGTGGCCTTGTGCACCCACAGCTTCTTGGCGATCTTCTGCACGTCGTTGATGCGCAGCTTCAGGCCCGAGGCGGTGATGGTGCCACGGTCGGCGATCTGGCCGCCGGACTCCGCGTAGAGCGGGCTGCGGTCGAGGATGACCTCGACGTCGGACCCGGCCTGGGCGGCGGGCACCCGCACGCCGTCGGCGATCAGGGCCAGCACGTGCGCCTCGGAGGTGAGTTCGTCGAAACCGGTGAACTCGGTGGCGCCGCGGTCGACCAGCTCCTTGTAGACGGTGAGGTCGGCGTGCGCGTGCTTGCGGGCCTGGGCGTCGTCCTTGGCGCGCTTGCGCTGCTCGGCCATGAGCGAGCGGAAGCCGTCCTCGTCCACCGACAGGCCCGCCTCGGCGGCCATCTCGAGGGTGAGGTCGATCGGGAAGCCGTAGGTGTCGTGCAGCGCGAAGGCGTCCGAACCGGCGATCTGCTTGCCGCCCTTGGACTTCACCGCGGTGGCGGCGTTGTCGAAGAGGGTCTCACCGGTGTTCAGGGTCTTGAGGAAGGCGGTCTCCTCACCGACCGCGACAGTCTCGATGCGCGAGAAGTCGGTGGCCAGTTCGGGGTAGGACGGCGACATCAGATCGGACACGACCTTCATCAGCTCGGCCATCACCGGCTTCTCGGCGCCCAGCAGGCGAGCCGAGCGCACGATGCGGCGCAGCAGGCGGCGCAGCACGTAGCCGCGGCCGTCGTTGCCGGGGTTCACGCCGTCGGCGATGAGCATCGCGGAGCTGCGGACGTGGTCGGCGATCACGCGGAAGCGCACGTCGTCGGCGTGTTCGACACCGTAGGAGCGGCCGGTGAGCTGCTCGGCCTTGTCGATGATCGGGCGCAGCAGGTCGGTCTCGTAGACGTTCTCCACGCCCTGCAGGAGCATGGCGACGCGCTCGACGCCCATACCGGTGTCGATGTTCTTGCGAGGCAGCGAGCCGACCGGCGGGTGGCCCTGCTTGGGGCTCAGCTCACCGCGGATGTCCTGCATGAACACGAGATTCCAGATCTCGAGGTAGCGGTCCTCGTCGGCGACCGGGCCGCCTTCCTTGCCGTAGGCGGGGCCGCGGTCGTAGTAGATCTCCGAGCAGGGGCCACCGGGACCGGGCACGCCCATGTCCCAGTAGTTGTCCTTGCCGTCGCGGAACTGGATCCGCTCCTTCGGGATGCCGGCGACGCGGTGCCAGATCTCGGCGGCCTCCGGGTCCGACTCGTAGGCGGTCACCCAGATGCGTTCGGGATCGAACCCGAAGCCGCCTTCCTCCTGGGACTTGGAGATCAGCTCCCAGGCGAGGGTGATGGCACCCTCCTTGAAGTAGTCGCCGAAGGAGAAGTTGCCCGCCATCTGGAAGAACGTGTTGTGCCGGGTCGTGACGCCGACCTCGTCGATGTCACCGGTGCGCACGCACTTCTGCACGCTCGTCGCGCGCGAGTACGGCGGCGCCTCCTGCCCCAGGAAATACGGCTTGAACTGGACCATACCTGCGTTGACGAACAGCAGGTTGGGGTCGGCCAGGATCAGCGAGGCACTGGGCACCTCGGTGTGTCCGGCACGGACGAAATGGTCCAGGAAACGCCGTCTAATCTCGTGGGTCTGCACAGCAGTCCAGCCTACCGCCTGCAATCCACCGGTTTTCCGCCGGACCGGGTGGTCTGGGCGACACCGGCTACTACTTCCCGCGGATGATCCGGCGCAGCTTGCCGAGCCGGCCGCCGACTTCGCGCTCGAACCCGTGATCGGTGGGTTCGTAGTAGTCGGTACCGACCAGTTCGTCGGGCGGGTACTGCTGGGCGAGCACGCCTTCGCGCGCGTTGTGCGGGAACTTGTAGCCCTTGGCGTTGCCGAGCGCGGCGGCGCCCGCGTAGTGGCCGTCGCGCAGATGTGGGGGCACCGCGCCGGCCTTGCCCGCGGCG
It encodes the following:
- the alaS gene encoding alanine--tRNA ligase; its protein translation is MQTHEIRRRFLDHFVRAGHTEVPSASLILADPNLLFVNAGMVQFKPYFLGQEAPPYSRATSVQKCVRTGDIDEVGVTTRHNTFFQMAGNFSFGDYFKEGAITLAWELISKSQEEGGFGFDPERIWVTAYESDPEAAEIWHRVAGIPKERIQFRDGKDNYWDMGVPGPGGPCSEIYYDRGPAYGKEGGPVADEDRYLEIWNLVFMQDIRGELSPKQGHPPVGSLPRKNIDTGMGVERVAMLLQGVENVYETDLLRPIIDKAEQLTGRSYGVEHADDVRFRVIADHVRSSAMLIADGVNPGNDGRGYVLRRLLRRIVRSARLLGAEKPVMAELMKVVSDLMSPSYPELATDFSRIETVAVGEETAFLKTLNTGETLFDNAATAVKSKGGKQIAGSDAFALHDTYGFPIDLTLEMAAEAGLSVDEDGFRSLMAEQRKRAKDDAQARKHAHADLTVYKELVDRGATEFTGFDELTSEAHVLALIADGVRVPAAQAGSDVEVILDRSPLYAESGGQIADRGTITASGLKLRINDVQKIAKKLWVHKATVEQGQITEGDVVLAQADPAWRRGATQGHSGTHMVHAALRQVLGPNAVQAGSLNKPGYLRFDFNWQGALSEQQKADIEAVSNDAVGADFPVNTFVTDLPKAKEMGAMALFGENYGDEVRVVEIGGPFSMELCGGTHVEHSSQIGPITVLGESSVGSGVRRVEAFVGLDSYKYLAKERALLAGVASSLKVPSEEVPGRVEQLVERLKVAEKELERTKIAAVLSSAGTFVDQAERVGSLLLVAAAAPEGVAAGDLRTLATDIRGRFGTDPAVVVLLGNADGKAPFVVSVNKAAQDLGIKAGDLVASFGPSIAGRGGGKPEMAQGSGSDPAGIPAGLAAVRARVAELAG